The nucleotide window ACAAGGCCACCTCTTGTTGCCCAGTCATCTGCATTCCATAAGCTTGAGTAAATCCTCATGGGCTGGTTTTTAGGGAATGGGACTCCAACTGATTCCAGGTTGTTGAACACTCTGATTGGAATGTTGTCCACCAAGAATCTGCACAACATTAATTTGTATATgtatttagttagtttttatTCAGTAGCTAGTTAGAACATTGCTTGGCACATGTTACTTATTCATTTCTCATATTGTGATTTGTCTGCAGGGAGGAATGACTTCGTACTTGTACGACCCAAGCATTTTCCGGTTAATTATATATGAGAAactttaaatgaaaataaatgaaTTAACTGTAGGTGTGAAAGTTGCAAACTTACATAATGCGTTGGGAGTTCCATACAATGGAGTAAGTGTGGAAGGCATTTGTGGGATCAAACCAAAGTTGAAACTGCTGTTCTCTGTTCCCTTTTCCTTGGCTGAACACATTGGTATGGAGAGTGTAGGGATCTCCAGATACATTTCCCAAAAACTCAAAGTCGATTTCATCATGAGTTGGACCTTCAGAGGATAACTGCAAAGTTGCATTTGGTTTCATAAATTAGCAAATaaattatacaatatatatctatatagaaTTACAAAGGATACAAATTAGGAGGATATGTAGTAGTAGTACTACTTACATAGTAGGCAGTGACGGTTCCAGCCGAATTCCCAGCGACCAACTTGATCTGCATATCAATCCTTCCAAATAAGTACTCATTTTTGGACTTGAAACCAGACCCTGAAGCCTGGTCAAGGTTGAGCGTGAGAAGCTGTCCTCCATTGAGTATCTTGGCACGTCCATCGCCAAATGTAACGTCAAAGTCTTGGTAGAAATTACCAGCTGAGGCAGCCATGAGCATCAGAGAAGTTgtgaacaaaaaaagaaaaagcaccATATTCACTGGGAGCTTGCAAGAACACATTCTGATGAATGTAGTGTGGATACTGTAGACAGACAGACGTAGCAAGAGAATAATGAGCTTCAAGAAGAAATGAGGGTGTGTGTTTGAAGCTATAATTCGAGTTCTGAAGTCCTTTTATATAACTAGTATGCCGCGTCGAATAGATAGCTGGCgtaataaaaaaagtaaagcTCAAAACTGGCAGTAGGGTTTGCAAATAATTACTTATATGCTTCTAGCTTTATTTCAGACTTTGAGTGCGGCGGGCCGCGGTGCCACAGGAATTGACTACTCGCATTGCCAAactcaataatatatatatatatatatatatatatgtatgtatgtatgtatgtatgtatgtatgtatgtatgtgtatatatgtgtatatgttGCTGGCTGGAGACAGGTACGTAGACGATAGAGGATTAAAAGAGAGTCAGGAAGCCGCATGGAAGCCAGACGTTTGTTATGTGAAAGGGAGAGTTGAGGTTGTGAAGCATTTTTAATTGGTTATTGTGGTGCTACAACACATGTGGACAAAGAGAAAAAGGTATAAGCCGCGTTTGGTTGGTAACAAATTCGTCTCTTTATTAATTTGATTCATCAACAGCTATGGATACACAGGGTGCACCTAACATTATTGAGTTCAGGTCAATAAATTAACAGTGTAGAAACAATGTATTTCTTTGCCGTTCCCTGCATGCATGAAACAACATGGAACATAGACATAAAATCCAATTGAATTGAACAAATCAAAGAAATTGAATGGACAAAAATGAGGGGAGTGATgtaatttggtaatttaatATACTAAAATTTGATAGAAAAATGGATAAGAAGAATAAACAGCCTCAAAGCTTTATTTTGTGTTTCTGAATATTGCTCAAATGGTTGCAGAGCATTACAAGATGTTCTCTTATCAAGATTGAACCACATTTGTGCTTGTAGTTGCTGAAAAAATTTGtgaaacaacataaaaatttacataataaaggtaaaataataacatattaattatagtttaaatatattaataataaaatgttaTTACCATATTGGCTGGATTATTGCCACTTTAATAAATTTCTTCCGCTTTTGCGATGACTTCtcgccaagtttttttttttttttttttttttttttggaaaacctcgACGGTACGAGggtaattttattgataacgaaAAAACAAGGTACACCTAGTCagggggggacataaaccttacccctcCAAAAAACAGAgataacaaaaaggaatacactaGAAAGaaggggggacataaaccttacccttctagaaacaaaaaatgAGAATGATACAAAGAAAAGAGGGGGGGACATGAAACCTAACCCCTCTAGAACCAAACATGAAGGTctaaacctgcaaaacaaatcaaacaacACCATAAAGATaggagaaaaaaaggaaagtgaGACAAACCTGGATGCCGAcatgcacattaatttgagaAGCGGTAACCAGGCAAGCCAACATAGTCAGAAAACAGAGTAGCACGAACCGCCATCGGAGGAGAATCATGCCATGTTAAAGATGGAGAAGACAAGCCCATGTTAGCAAAATTGTCCGCAACAAGATTTCCTTCTCGATATATGTGAGATGCGTAGAAAGTCATTTTCCGAATGCGATCCAAACAAATAGACCATTGCGTATGAAGAGGCCAAGGAGGATCAAAATCAGATGATTGAAGAGCAGAAATAACACTAGAACTATCACTTTCCAACCAAAGACAGTGCCAACCCCGCTGATAAGCAAACTCAATACCAATAATAATTGCTGATAACTCTGCAAAAAAAGAGTTGCAATGACCAATCCGTTGACAGAAACCTCCGAGAAAACAACCATGGCAATTCCTGAAAACTCCTCCACATGCAGCAGGACCGGGATTTCCTTTAGACAAACCATCTGTATTAAGCTGCCAAGTTTTCAAATCTTTATGTAGATGTTTGTACCTACTCGGTAGAGATTGCTCGGTTTGAGTGTGCCTTGAAACCGCTCTACAAATTGTGCATGAATCTTCTTTCACATATTCTCGCActagattgtgccacgtgtccaAATGGTAaccttttcaactttttttcgtTGGAAATCCTACGATCTAGATCATCtggccgttggaaatccaatgaCTCACAGCAAGTCACGTCATTGAGCCATTGGGCTATGCTGTAGAGAGCCCAACCTTGCAGTTTGTTGCCCACTCTCTAGTTTCATGTAACACGCGCttgacataaaaaataaataaaaaataaggtgGTTGGCGTCAGCTTGATCGCTGACACAAGGCCGAGCTTCAGATGCTCGAGCATTTGGGTGGCTTTGCTTGGCCCACCATACCTGCCCTTGCATCTTTGAACAGGTGGAGGAGTGTTTTGGGGTTGGAGGGCAAGTTTTGGGTCCCTGCCCTTACCTTTCACCAACTGCTGGAtatactctaatattatttcaACTTAATCATCTATTATTAGATATTAAGTTTTATCACATAAGACATTGATGATATTAAGAATAAAAACTCCTACATATtaatgtatattattttatCATATGCTTCGTAGCTTCTACTTTTATTGCGCTGAATTTGCAAACCCGTGTCCAGCTTTAACACAAGTTGTGGGCTTTTGCAACAAGTCAATTTTCAGAGAACAAAATCATATCATATAACCCCATACCTAATAATTTGTAACCAAATATATGCTGCCagttttgaaactttaattagtttattaaataatgacaGCCCTATTATTCACGCGGCATACTTTACACTACTCGCTCGAAGGTTTCCAGCATATAAAGGGCTCTCACAACTCTCAATTTATACCATCAAACCACAAACTGCTTCATTTCTAAAGCAATCAAAATGTCTTATTCTTCTGAGAGCAATTCCACTCCTAAAACTTTGCGttagcacccagcgcatttattcactcaagtgaacagtaatagaccttAGTAAACAGTAATAGGTcaaagcatctccacccctaaaaaaatgcgctggcacccagtctAAAAATGTGCTGGTACAAACAATCTCTacccctacaaaatgcgctggcacccagcccatttaaattttttttttaaattttttataaaagaataaataaataaaatagttttaatttcggataagatttttaagtaatcttatttagtgtgtgtttttttttttaagtttatatgGTGAGGttgtgtaattttatttggtgtttttttttaaagtttatttggtgagtttaatgTAATCTTGTTTGGTTAGTCTAATGTAATCTTATTTGGTTAGTCTAATGTAATCTTATTTGGTgttttttactactcatgtgaaagcgataaaaactcctataatacttgcaagaatcacaaggttgttgtagtataaacggatttcgcaaggtcgttctccacagagattattaaataattcgaaataaaccaaattccaattaattattgtaaagaagaaattgagatgattgattttataacctacttaaattaaaaacgaaatttaactattaaagataggacaatctgcaatattaaaactagaaggaaaagaaaacagttttggaagaaatcaaactaagaaagcactagggttccaccatcacctagcaatcctatgaacttttaccaattacttatgatctacacatgacactttgaaggttagattttcctaatttatattctacttggaacctctaacatagaacgtatatctaacatacaacccgtccggacgttcggatcaaatcagaacatgaaagactcattatgctttatgaaaatcatttgaaaaaccatgcaacccttaagacgtggtgttcatcctaagt belongs to Malus sylvestris chromosome 17, drMalSylv7.2, whole genome shotgun sequence and includes:
- the LOC126611198 gene encoding xyloglucan endotransglucosylase protein 1-like, with amino-acid sequence MCSCKLPVNMVLFLFLFTTSLMLMAASAGNFYQDFDVTFGDGRAKILNGGQLLTLNLDQASGSGFKSKNEYLFGRIDMQIKLVAGNSAGTVTAYYLSSEGPTHDEIDFEFLGNVSGDPYTLHTNVFSQGKGNREQQFQLWFDPTNAFHTYSIVWNSQRIIFLVDNIPIRVFNNLESVGVPFPKNQPMRIYSSLWNADDWATRGGLVKTDWTKAPFTASYRNFKANACTADSSSSCASTASTNSVGDSAWQTQGLDAAGRNRLRWVQQKFMIYNYCNDLKRFPQGLPAECRRSRF